The Camelina sativa cultivar DH55 chromosome 14, Cs, whole genome shotgun sequence genome includes a window with the following:
- the LOC104739399 gene encoding uncharacterized protein At1g08160-like → MVPPNQAHQPPRRTQPQSLTQSQPRPQALPGRRMNPVLCIIVALVLLGLLVGLAILITYLTLRPKRLIYTVEAASVQDFAIGNKDDHINAKFSYVIKSYNPEKHVSVRYHSMHISTAHHNQSVAHKEISPFKQRSKNETRIETQLVSHNVALSKFNAKDLRAEKTKGTIEMEVYITARVSYKTWIFRSRRRTLKAVCTPIMINVTASSLDGFQRVLCRTRL, encoded by the coding sequence ATGGTTCCTCCAAACCAAGCTCACCAACCTCCTCGGCGAACGCAACCACAATCGCTAACGCAATCGCAACCTCGACCACAAGCGCTTCCGGGCAGGCGTATGAACCCTGTCCTATGCATCATCGTCGCCCTCGTCCTCTTAGGACTCCTTGTGGGTCTCGCTATATTGATCACATACCTCACCCTCAGGCCAAAGCGACTCATCTACACGGTAGAAGCCGCGTCGGTCCAAGATTTTGCTATAGGAAACAAAGACGATCACATTAACGCCAAATTCAGCTATGTGATCAAATCATACAACCCGGAGAAACATGTCTCCGTAAGATACCACTCCATGCATATCTCCACGGCTCACCATAACCAGTCGGTTGCTCACAAAGAGATCTCTCCTTTCAAGCAACGTTCTAAGAACGAGACGAGGATCGAGACGCAGCTTGTGTCGCATAACGTGGCACTGTCTAAGTTCAATGCCAAGGACTTGAGGGCTGAGAAAACGAAAGGGACGATCGAAATGGAAGTGTATATAACTGCTAGAGTGAGCTACAAGACGTGGATATTCAGGTCGAGGAGACGTACGTTGAAGGCTGTGTGTACGCCGATTATGATCAACGTTACGGCCAGCTCCTTGGATGGATTCCAGAGAGTGTTATGCCGAACTCGTCTTTAG